From the genome of Phyllostomus discolor isolate MPI-MPIP mPhyDis1 chromosome 12, mPhyDis1.pri.v3, whole genome shotgun sequence, one region includes:
- the LOC114511040 gene encoding zinc finger protein 883-like isoform X1 — protein MGTAVLGAPSWPPAPSQLSTQIAMAAAALRRPAEVVVTFEDVAVYFSRTEWHLLDEAQRCLYINVMLENYALISSLGCCCGTEEVEAAIQENVSAGDSKAKNIKSALSSQKSHPCESCGFILKDIFLLADQQGTQQNPTLLRCGACAKPYYFSAQSYQHQEEQITKNRFISSVERISLAKSCNFHVSWNPCASSQVEKHFLISSGHLEQLAAHTMPRENNISKSVVTFQTTKYDNGKEYKKAIGCDSILVEDQRFLTERQCVLCCECGKSFTTSSSLRVHQRIHTGERPYECSECGKSFNFSSALRYHQRVHTGERPYECGECGKSFTGSSGLRNHQSVHTGERPYDCSECGKSFAGSSGLRYHQRIHAGERPYECNECGKSFTGSSGLRNHQSVHNGEKPYKCSKCKKSFTRSSTLRHHQNVHNGERPYQCSECGKSFTYSFSLQYHQRVHTGEGPDESSEGGKSFTSSSELCKHHRGHTGERPYECSECGKSFTISSSLRYHYRVHTGERPYKCGECGKSFTSSSALRNHQSVHTGERPYECSICEKSFTRSFSLRHHQKIHTGERPYECSECGKCFAISSSLRYHHRVHTGERPYKCGECGKSFPCKSGLIRHQRVHTGERPYECGECGKCFKKKDYFNSHLISHWRKAL, from the exons ATGGGGACCGCGGTGCTCggcgccccctcctggcccccgGCTCCCTCACAGCTCAGCACACAGATTGCCATGGCGGCGGCTGCGCTGAGGCGCCCGGCTGAG GTTGTTGTGACCTTTGAGGATGTTGCTGTGTATTTCTCCAGGACAGAATGGCACCTCCttgatgaggctcagagatgccTGTACATCaatgtgatgctggagaactatGCTCTTATATCTTCGCTAG GTTGCTGCTGTGGAACAGAGGAGGTGGAGGCAGCCATTCAAGAGAATGTATCTGCAGGAGACTCAAAGGCTAAGAATATTAAATCAGCACTGTCTTCCCAGAAAAGCCACCCCTGTGAGAGTTGTGGGTTCATCTTGAAAGACATTTTCCTCTTGGCTGACCAGCAGGGAACGCAACAGAACCCAACACTGCTGAGGTGTGGGGCATGTGCAAAACCATACTATTTCAGTGCACAGAGTTACCAGCACCAGGAGGAACAGATAACAAAGAATCGTTTCATAAGCAGTGTGGAGAGGATCTCACTTGCAAAGAGCTGCAATTTCCATGTGTCTTGGAATCCTTGTGCCTCTAGTCAGGTTGAAAAGCATTTCCTCATCAGCTCAGGACATCTTGAGCAACTGGCTGCTCACACCATGCCCAGGGAAAATAACATCTCTAAGTCTGTAGTGACTTTTCAAACTACAAAATATGACAACGGAAAAGAATACAAGAAAGCCATTGGGTGTGACAGCATACTTGTTGAGGACCAAAGATTCCTTACAGAAAGACAGTGTGTTTTATGttgtgaatgtgggaaatcctttaCCACTAGCTCTTCCCTCCGTGttcatcagagaattcatactggagaaaggccttatgagtgcagtgaatgtggaaaatcttttaaCTTTAGTTCTGCCCTACGgtatcatcagagagttcacactggagaaaggccttatgagtgtggtgaatgtgggaaatcttttactgGTAGCTCTGGCCTTCGTAATCATCAGAGTGTTcatactggagaaaggccttatgattgcagtgaatgtgggaaatcttttgcCGGAAGCTCTGGCCTGCGATATCATCAGAGAATTCATGCCGgggaaaggccttatgagtgcaatGAATGTGGGAAGTCTTTTACTGGTAGCTCTGGACTCCGTAATCATCAGAGTGTTCATAATGGAGAAAAACCTTATAAATGcagtaaatgtaaaaaatcatTTACCAGGAGCTCTACCCTCCGTCATCATCAGAATGTTCACAATGGAGAAAGGCCTTATCAGTGtagtgaatgtggaaaatcttttacCTATAGCTTTTCACTCCAgtatcatcagagagttcacactggagaaggGCCAGATGAGTCCAGTGAAGGTGGAAAATCTTTCACCAGTAGCTCTGAACTTTGTAAACATCACAGAggtcacactggagaaaggccttatgagtgcagtgaatgtggaaaatcttttacCATTAGCTCGTCTCTCCGTTATCATtacagagttcacactggagaaaggccttataagtgtggtgaatgtgggaaatcttttaccagtaGCTCTGCTCTCCGTAATCATCAAAGTGTCCACACTGGAGAAAGACCTTATGAGTGCAGTATATGTGAAAAATCTTTTACCAGGAGCTTTTCTCTTCGTCATCATCAGAAAATTCACACTGgcgaaaggccttatgagtgcagtgaatgtggaaaatgTTTTGCCATTAGCTCATCCCTCCGTTATCATcacagagttcacactggagaaaggccgtataagtgtggtgaatgtgggaagTCTTTCCCCTGCAAATCTGGCCTCATTcgtcatcagagagttcacaccggagaaaggccttatgagtgtggtgaatgtgggaaatgttttaagaaaaaagattactTTAATTCTCATCTGatttcacactggagaaaagcatTATGA
- the LOC114511040 gene encoding zinc finger protein 883-like isoform X4 → MLENYALISSLGCCCGTEEVEAAIQENVSAGDSKAKNIKSALSSQKSHPCESCGFILKDIFLLADQQGTQQNPTLLRCGACAKPYYFSAQSYQHQEEQITKNRFISSVERISLAKSCNFHVSWNPCASSQVEKHFLISSGHLEQLAAHTMPRENNISKSVVTFQTTKYDNGKEYKKAIGCDSILVEDQRFLTERQCVLCCECGKSFTTSSSLRVHQRIHTGERPYECSECGKSFNFSSALRYHQRVHTGERPYECGECGKSFTGSSGLRNHQSVHTGERPYDCSECGKSFAGSSGLRYHQRIHAGERPYECNECGKSFTGSSGLRNHQSVHNGEKPYKCSKCKKSFTRSSTLRHHQNVHNGERPYQCSECGKSFTYSFSLQYHQRVHTGEGPDESSEGGKSFTSSSELCKHHRGHTGERPYECSECGKSFTISSSLRYHYRVHTGERPYKCGECGKSFTSSSALRNHQSVHTGERPYECSICEKSFTRSFSLRHHQKIHTGERPYECSECGKCFAISSSLRYHHRVHTGERPYKCGECGKSFPCKSGLIRHQRVHTGERPYECGECGKCFKKKDYFNSHLISHWRKAL, encoded by the coding sequence GTTGCTGCTGTGGAACAGAGGAGGTGGAGGCAGCCATTCAAGAGAATGTATCTGCAGGAGACTCAAAGGCTAAGAATATTAAATCAGCACTGTCTTCCCAGAAAAGCCACCCCTGTGAGAGTTGTGGGTTCATCTTGAAAGACATTTTCCTCTTGGCTGACCAGCAGGGAACGCAACAGAACCCAACACTGCTGAGGTGTGGGGCATGTGCAAAACCATACTATTTCAGTGCACAGAGTTACCAGCACCAGGAGGAACAGATAACAAAGAATCGTTTCATAAGCAGTGTGGAGAGGATCTCACTTGCAAAGAGCTGCAATTTCCATGTGTCTTGGAATCCTTGTGCCTCTAGTCAGGTTGAAAAGCATTTCCTCATCAGCTCAGGACATCTTGAGCAACTGGCTGCTCACACCATGCCCAGGGAAAATAACATCTCTAAGTCTGTAGTGACTTTTCAAACTACAAAATATGACAACGGAAAAGAATACAAGAAAGCCATTGGGTGTGACAGCATACTTGTTGAGGACCAAAGATTCCTTACAGAAAGACAGTGTGTTTTATGttgtgaatgtgggaaatcctttaCCACTAGCTCTTCCCTCCGTGttcatcagagaattcatactggagaaaggccttatgagtgcagtgaatgtggaaaatcttttaaCTTTAGTTCTGCCCTACGgtatcatcagagagttcacactggagaaaggccttatgagtgtggtgaatgtgggaaatcttttactgGTAGCTCTGGCCTTCGTAATCATCAGAGTGTTcatactggagaaaggccttatgattgcagtgaatgtgggaaatcttttgcCGGAAGCTCTGGCCTGCGATATCATCAGAGAATTCATGCCGgggaaaggccttatgagtgcaatGAATGTGGGAAGTCTTTTACTGGTAGCTCTGGACTCCGTAATCATCAGAGTGTTCATAATGGAGAAAAACCTTATAAATGcagtaaatgtaaaaaatcatTTACCAGGAGCTCTACCCTCCGTCATCATCAGAATGTTCACAATGGAGAAAGGCCTTATCAGTGtagtgaatgtggaaaatcttttacCTATAGCTTTTCACTCCAgtatcatcagagagttcacactggagaaggGCCAGATGAGTCCAGTGAAGGTGGAAAATCTTTCACCAGTAGCTCTGAACTTTGTAAACATCACAGAggtcacactggagaaaggccttatgagtgcagtgaatgtggaaaatcttttacCATTAGCTCGTCTCTCCGTTATCATtacagagttcacactggagaaaggccttataagtgtggtgaatgtgggaaatcttttaccagtaGCTCTGCTCTCCGTAATCATCAAAGTGTCCACACTGGAGAAAGACCTTATGAGTGCAGTATATGTGAAAAATCTTTTACCAGGAGCTTTTCTCTTCGTCATCATCAGAAAATTCACACTGgcgaaaggccttatgagtgcagtgaatgtggaaaatgTTTTGCCATTAGCTCATCCCTCCGTTATCATcacagagttcacactggagaaaggccgtataagtgtggtgaatgtgggaagTCTTTCCCCTGCAAATCTGGCCTCATTcgtcatcagagagttcacaccggagaaaggccttatgagtgtggtgaatgtgggaaatgttttaagaaaaaagattactTTAATTCTCATCTGatttcacactggagaaaagcatTATGA
- the LOC114511040 gene encoding zinc finger protein 883-like isoform X2 encodes MYFSRTEWCLLGEAQRCLYLEVMLENYALISSLGCCCGTEEVEAAIQENVSAGDSKAKNIKSALSSQKSHPCESCGFILKDIFLLADQQGTQQNPTLLRCGACAKPYYFSAQSYQHQEEQITKNRFISSVERISLAKSCNFHVSWNPCASSQVEKHFLISSGHLEQLAAHTMPRENNISKSVVTFQTTKYDNGKEYKKAIGCDSILVEDQRFLTERQCVLCCECGKSFTTSSSLRVHQRIHTGERPYECSECGKSFNFSSALRYHQRVHTGERPYECGECGKSFTGSSGLRNHQSVHTGERPYDCSECGKSFAGSSGLRYHQRIHAGERPYECNECGKSFTGSSGLRNHQSVHNGEKPYKCSKCKKSFTRSSTLRHHQNVHNGERPYQCSECGKSFTYSFSLQYHQRVHTGEGPDESSEGGKSFTSSSELCKHHRGHTGERPYECSECGKSFTISSSLRYHYRVHTGERPYKCGECGKSFTSSSALRNHQSVHTGERPYECSICEKSFTRSFSLRHHQKIHTGERPYECSECGKCFAISSSLRYHHRVHTGERPYKCGECGKSFPCKSGLIRHQRVHTGERPYECGECGKCFKKKDYFNSHLISHWRKAL; translated from the coding sequence GTTGCTGCTGTGGAACAGAGGAGGTGGAGGCAGCCATTCAAGAGAATGTATCTGCAGGAGACTCAAAGGCTAAGAATATTAAATCAGCACTGTCTTCCCAGAAAAGCCACCCCTGTGAGAGTTGTGGGTTCATCTTGAAAGACATTTTCCTCTTGGCTGACCAGCAGGGAACGCAACAGAACCCAACACTGCTGAGGTGTGGGGCATGTGCAAAACCATACTATTTCAGTGCACAGAGTTACCAGCACCAGGAGGAACAGATAACAAAGAATCGTTTCATAAGCAGTGTGGAGAGGATCTCACTTGCAAAGAGCTGCAATTTCCATGTGTCTTGGAATCCTTGTGCCTCTAGTCAGGTTGAAAAGCATTTCCTCATCAGCTCAGGACATCTTGAGCAACTGGCTGCTCACACCATGCCCAGGGAAAATAACATCTCTAAGTCTGTAGTGACTTTTCAAACTACAAAATATGACAACGGAAAAGAATACAAGAAAGCCATTGGGTGTGACAGCATACTTGTTGAGGACCAAAGATTCCTTACAGAAAGACAGTGTGTTTTATGttgtgaatgtgggaaatcctttaCCACTAGCTCTTCCCTCCGTGttcatcagagaattcatactggagaaaggccttatgagtgcagtgaatgtggaaaatcttttaaCTTTAGTTCTGCCCTACGgtatcatcagagagttcacactggagaaaggccttatgagtgtggtgaatgtgggaaatcttttactgGTAGCTCTGGCCTTCGTAATCATCAGAGTGTTcatactggagaaaggccttatgattgcagtgaatgtgggaaatcttttgcCGGAAGCTCTGGCCTGCGATATCATCAGAGAATTCATGCCGgggaaaggccttatgagtgcaatGAATGTGGGAAGTCTTTTACTGGTAGCTCTGGACTCCGTAATCATCAGAGTGTTCATAATGGAGAAAAACCTTATAAATGcagtaaatgtaaaaaatcatTTACCAGGAGCTCTACCCTCCGTCATCATCAGAATGTTCACAATGGAGAAAGGCCTTATCAGTGtagtgaatgtggaaaatcttttacCTATAGCTTTTCACTCCAgtatcatcagagagttcacactggagaaggGCCAGATGAGTCCAGTGAAGGTGGAAAATCTTTCACCAGTAGCTCTGAACTTTGTAAACATCACAGAggtcacactggagaaaggccttatgagtgcagtgaatgtggaaaatcttttacCATTAGCTCGTCTCTCCGTTATCATtacagagttcacactggagaaaggccttataagtgtggtgaatgtgggaaatcttttaccagtaGCTCTGCTCTCCGTAATCATCAAAGTGTCCACACTGGAGAAAGACCTTATGAGTGCAGTATATGTGAAAAATCTTTTACCAGGAGCTTTTCTCTTCGTCATCATCAGAAAATTCACACTGgcgaaaggccttatgagtgcagtgaatgtggaaaatgTTTTGCCATTAGCTCATCCCTCCGTTATCATcacagagttcacactggagaaaggccgtataagtgtggtgaatgtgggaagTCTTTCCCCTGCAAATCTGGCCTCATTcgtcatcagagagttcacaccggagaaaggccttatgagtgtggtgaatgtgggaaatgttttaagaaaaaagattactTTAATTCTCATCTGatttcacactggagaaaagcatTATGA